The Acanthopagrus latus isolate v.2019 chromosome 6, fAcaLat1.1, whole genome shotgun sequence genome includes a region encoding these proteins:
- the LOC119020462 gene encoding potassium voltage-gated channel subfamily A member 10, with protein sequence MEVPLVNFENMDDVGINLGDPNDSGYPTSPTSEAPDQNLFPLQSPHRRRGHSSGQEGLSPSTPPTLTTKANSSSASLISNLKLLINSESPTDSVFSKMAKDCYENEDLFERHCMEEKDEKVVINISGLMFETQLSTLNKFPETLLGDPMKRISYFDPMKNEYFFDRNRPSFDGILYYYQSGGRIRRPANVPLDVFANEIVFYELGHEAMEQFREDEGFIKEPEVLLPTNELQRQFWLLFEYPESSSAAKSVALVSVFVIVISIFIFCLETLPEFREDNDFTPALTQMINGTQDATHPAAKDMMAYFTDPFFIVETICIIWFCFEVGVRFVVCPSKRDFFNNIMNTIDIVSIIPYFVTLGTELATTPDDDMNSGQNMSLAILRIIRLVRVFRIFKLSRHSKGLQILGQTLKASMRELGLLIFFLFIGVILFSSAIYFAEVDEPQTQFVSIPDGFWWAVVTMTTVGYGDMCPITMGGKMVGTLCAIAGVLTIALPVPVIVSNFNYFYHRETEQEEKQIMDAAAEAAQKMSAANKYGSTPSLNKSNGTWQNEKNGMH encoded by the coding sequence ATGGAGGTGCCACTTGTTAATTTTGAAAACATGGATGATGTGGGCATCAACCTGGGAGACCCGAATGACTCCGGGTACCCGACCTCGCCCACCTCAGAGGCCCCCGATCAGAATCTCTTCCCCCTGCAGTCGCCACATAGACGACGCGGACATTCGTCCGGTCAGGAGGGGTTGTCGCCGTCCACTCCTCCGACACTGACCACTAAAGCGAACTCCAGCAGCGCCAGTTTGATCTCTAACCTGAAGCTCCTGATCAACAGCGAGTCTCCCACTGACAGCGTCTTCAGTAAGATGGCGAAGGATTGCTACGAGAATGAAGATTTGTTTGAGAGGCACTGCATGGAAGAAAAAGACGAGAAAGTTGTCATCAATATTTCGGGCCTGATGTTCGAGACCCAGCTCAGCACCCTGAATAAGTTCCCCGAGACGCTGCTCGGCGACCCCATGAAGAGGATAAGCTACTTCGACCCGATGAAAAACGAGTACTTTTTTGACAGGAACCGGCCGTCGTTTGATGGTATTCTGTACTACTATCAGTCAGGAGGGAGAATCCGCAGACCGGCCAACGTTCCCTTAGATGTGTTCGCGAATGAAATAGTTTTCTACGAGTTGGGTCACGAGGCGATGGAGCAGTTCCGCGAAGACGAAGGGTTTATCAAAGAGCCAGAGGTCCTTTTGCCCACCAACGAACTCCAGCGACAGTTCTGGCTCCTGTTTGAATACCCAGAAAGCTCCAGTGCGGCCAAATCTGTAGCtctggtttctgtgtttgtcatcgtcatttccattttcatcttctgcCTGGAGACTCTGCCAGAGTTCAGGGAGGACAATGACTTTACCCCGGCTTTGACCCAGATGATCAATGGGACACAAGATGCTACTCATCCCGCCGCCAAAGACATGATGGCGTATTTCACAGACCCCTTTTTCATTGTGGAGACTATTTGCATCATTTGGTTCTGCTTTGAAGTCGGCGTCCGTTTCGTGGTGTGCCCCAGCAAGCGCGATTTCTTCAACAACATCATGAACACCATTGACATAGTCTCTATAATTCCATACTTTGTAACCCTGGGAACAGAGCTGGCTACGACCCCTGACGATGACATGAACTCTGGTCAGAACATGTCCCTGGCAATCCTAAGAATCATCCGCCTGGTGAGAGTTTTCAGAATTTTTAAGCTCTCCCGACACTCGAAAGGGCTTCAGATCTTGGGGCAGACCTTGAAAGCCAGCATGAGGGAACTTGGGCTGctcatcttcttcctttttataGGAGTCATCCTATTCTCAAGTGCCATCTACTTTGCAGAAGTGGATGAGCCCCAGACACAGTTTGTTAGCATCCCCGACGGCTTCTGGTGGGCCGTGGTGACGATGACCACCGTGGGATACGGAGACATGTGCCCCATCACGATGGGAGGCAAAATGGTCGGCACCCTCTGTGCCATTGCTGGTGTCCTGACCATCGCCTTGCCCGTGCCGGTCATCGTCTCCAACTTTAACTATTTCTACCACCGTGAGAccgagcaggaggagaaacagatcATGGACGCGGCGGCAGAGGCTGCGCAGAAAATGTCGGCTGCGAACAAGTACGGAAGCACGCCGTCGCTCAACAAAAGTAACGGCACCTGGCAGAACGAGAAGAACGGCATGCACTGA
- the LOC119021502 gene encoding potassium voltage-gated channel subfamily A member 2, which produces MTVATGDPSDEAAAHPGHPQDYDPEADHECCERVVINISGLRFETQLKTLSQFPETLLGDPKKRMRYFDPLRNEYFFDRNRPSFDAILYYYQSGGRLRRPVNVTLDIFSEEIRFYELGDEAIEIFREDEGFIKEEERPLPDNEFQRQVWLLFEYPESSGPARIIAIISVMVILISIVSFCLETLPIFRNDEDDMHKSQAKVFSPETNTTIISYTNTYFTDPFFILETLCIIWFSFEFLVRFFACPSKAGFFGNIMNIIDIVAIIPYFITLGTELADRPEDGQAGQQAMSLAILRVIRLVRVFRIFKLSRHSKGLQILGQTLKASMRELGLLIFFLFIGVILFSSAVYFAEADEPESQFESIPDAFWWAVVSMTTVGYGDMVPTTIGGKIVGSLCAIAGVLTIALPVPVIVSNFNYFYHRETEGEEQAQYLQVNVAKADSAEELKKSRSGSTISKSDYMEIQEAVNNSNEDFQEENLKTANCTLANTNYVNITKMLTDV; this is translated from the coding sequence ATGACTGTTGCCACAGGCGACCCCTCTGACGAGGCGGCGGCACACCCGGGCCACCCGCAGGACTACGACCCGGAGGCCGACCATGAGTGTTGCGAGAGGGTGGTCATCAACATCTCAGGGCTGCGCTTTGAGACTCAACTCAAAACCCTCTCCCAGTTCCCCGAGACTCTGCTGGGGGACCCCAAAAAGAGGATGCGCTACTTTGACCCGCTGAGGAACGAGTACTTTTTCGACAGGAACAGGCCCAGCTTTGACGCCATATTGTATTATTACCAATCAGGGGGGCGGCTAAGAAGGCCGGTCAACGTCACCCTTGATATTTTCTCAGAGGAGATTCGCTTCTACGAGCTGGGCGACGAGGCCATCGAGATATTCAGAGAAGACGAGGGTTTCatcaaggaggaggagaggcctCTTCCCGACAATGAGTTTCAGAGACAGGTGTGGCTGCTGTTCGAGTACCCAGAGAGCTCAGGTCCTGCTAGGATTATCGCCATAATCTCTGTCATGGTCATCCTGATATCCATTGTCAGTTTTTGCCTGGAGACCCTCCCCATTTTCCGCAACGATGAGGACGATATGCACAAGTCTCAAGCAAAAGTCTTTTCACCTGAGACCAACACCACAATCATCAGCTACACAAACACCTATTTCACTGACCCCTTCTTCATCCTGGAGACTCTCTGCATTATATGGTTCTCCTTTGAGTTTCTAGTGCGCTTCTTCGCCTGCCCCAGCAAAGCAGGCTTTTTTGGTAATATAATGAACATTATTGATATTGTCGCCATCATCCCTTACTTCATCACTCTCGGCACGGAGCTGGCAGACAGGCCGGAGGATGGTCAAGCGGGTCAGCAAGCCATGTCCTTAGCCATTCTCAGGGTCATCCGCTTGGTGCGAGTCTTCAGAATTTTCAAGCTCTCCCGTCACTCCAAGGGGCTTCAGATTTTGGGTCAGACCCTGAAAGCCAGCATGAGAGAGCTCGGCCtgctcatcttcttcctcttcatagGAGTCATCCTTTTCTCAAGCGCCGTCTACTTTGCCGAAGCAGACGAGCCCGAGTCGCAGTTCGAGAGCATCCCAGACGCGTTCTGGTGGGCTGTGGTGTCCATGACAACAGTCGGCTATGGGGATATGGTCCCGACTACGATCGGCGGCAAGATCGTGGGTTCCCTCTGTGCCATTGCAGGTGTGCTCACCATTGCCTTGCCCGTGCCTGTCATCGTGTCCAACTTCAACTACTTCTACCACCGGGAGACTGAAGGCGAGGAACAGGCGCAGTACCTGCAGGTCAACGTGGCCAAAGCCGACTCAGccgaggagctgaagaagagcCGGAGCGGCTCCACCATCAGTAAATCGGACTATATGGAGATCCAGGAGGCTGTGAACAACAGCAACGAGGACTTTCAGGAGGAGAACCTTAAGACGGCCAACTGCACGCTGGCCAACACAAACTATGTAAACATCACCAAAATGCTCACTGACGTGTAG